From Rhododendron vialii isolate Sample 1 chromosome 10a, ASM3025357v1, the proteins below share one genomic window:
- the LOC131302851 gene encoding uncharacterized protein LOC131302851 codes for MQGRGSRGGPGNYSPRYISNDGSGGRKHYSEKENGVNQVPDKGVGLSSLPTSQESKNKEVLPSTSPQSVITNGPLDVAPGSMGVVRAHLSPVSLDNQSGEGSSTDMTKLNGPPPPPHPVSMMEKPPIDFVTGDAHGHLTSSSSSNSIARTQATLPRVYFSASDPVLVPSHDSQLPGAVGAIKHEVGSQRTPVEQISFDPSEGKSIPGPSKEWKPKPVTNTLTAISCLQLVTVALV; via the exons ATGCAGGGGCGAGGGAGTAGGGGTGGACCGGGGAACTATTCACCTCGTTACATATCGAACG ATGGTAGTGGTGGCAGAAAACATTATtctgaaaaggaaaatggagtCAATCAAGTTCCAGACAAGGGTGTTGGGCTCTCGTCCTTGCCCACCTCTCAggagtcaaaaaataaagaagtccTTCCTTCCACGAG CCCTCAATCAGTCATAACCAATGGCCCCCTTGATGTGGCTCCTGGGAGTATGGGTGTTGTACGTGCTCATTTGTCTCCAGTAAGTTTGGACAACCAGTCTGGAGAGGGCTCATCGACTGATATGACTAAGTTGAACggtccaccaccacctccacatCCGGTCAGCATGATGGAAAAACCTCCCATTGACTTTGTGACAGGAGATGCTCATGGGCATCTCACATCAAGCTCTAGCAGCAACTCAATTGCTAGGACCCAGGCAACTTTGCCTAGAGTCTATTTCTCAGCTTCAGATCCTGTCCTGGTGCCATCTCATGATTCTCAGCTTCCCGGAGCTGTAGGTGCAATTAAGCATGAGGTGGGAAGTCAGCGAACTCCAGTCGAACAAATTTCCTTTGACCCTTCTGAGGGAAAATCAATTCCTG GTCCTAGTAAGGAATGGAAACCAAAGCCAGTGACCAATACTCTTACCGCGATTTCAT